GACCCTGGAGCGGTTGGTGGCCCAGTGCACCTGTTCCAGGCGTGCGTCGTGGCGCACCGCCGGGGTCGACGGCCCGTGCTCCAGGAAGTCGCGCAGCTCCACCTCGCTGGGATACGCCGGGGTGCAGCCGTGGCGCGATACCGCCAGCGCGCCGCAGGCGTTGGCGATGCGCAGGGTCCCGGCCCAGTCCTCGCCGGTGAGCCAGCCCTTGAGGAGCCCGGCCATGAAGCCGTCGCCCGCGCCGAGCACGTTGAACACCTCCACCGCGAACGCTTCGCCGCTCACCCCGTCGTCGAGGCTCGGGGGGATCGGTCCCTCGAAGGCGGTGGCGCCCCCGGCCCCGCGCTTGCATACCAGCGTCGCCTCCGACACCTCGCGCACCCGGGCCAGCGCGGCCACGGTGTCGGGCGCGCCGCCGGCGATGTGGAACTCCTCTTCGGTGCCCACGATGACGTCGAACCGCCCCAGGGTGCTCTGCAGCTTGGCGGTGACGGCGGTCGACTCGATGAAACGGTTCTCGCCGTCGCCGTGCCCGGACAGGCCCCACAGGTTGGGCCGGTAGTCGAGGTCGAGGACGGTCTTGGCCCCGGACGCCCGCGCCAGGTCCAGCGCCCGCAGGGTGGCGGCCTCGGTGCGGGGATGGGACAGGTGGGTGCCGGAAGCGAGCACGCAGCGTGCCTCGGCGATGAAGTCCGGGTCGATGTCGTCGGGCGACAGCGCCATGTCGGCGCAGTTCTCGCGGTAGAAGATCAGCGGAAAGCGTTCCTGGTCGCGGATGCCCAGCAGCACCAGGGCGGTGAGGCGCTCCGGGTCGGTGATGACCCCGCGTACGTCCACGCCCTCCGCGCGCAACTGCTCGCGGATGAACCGGCCCATGTGCTCGTCGCCCACCCGGGTGATGACCGCGGACCGCAACCCCAGCCGCGCGGCGCCGGCGGCGGTGTTGGTGGGCGAGCCGCCGATGTACTTGCGGAACGAGCGCATGTCCTCCAGGCGCCCGCCCACCTGAGCGCCGTAGAGGTCCACCGACGACCGCCCGATGGCGATGACGTCCAGTGTCCGGCTCACGCGCTGGTCCGTT
The sequence above is drawn from the Deltaproteobacteria bacterium genome and encodes:
- the iolC gene encoding 5-dehydro-2-deoxygluconokinase; this translates as MSRTLDVIAIGRSSVDLYGAQVGGRLEDMRSFRKYIGGSPTNTAAGAARLGLRSAVITRVGDEHMGRFIREQLRAEGVDVRGVITDPERLTALVLLGIRDQERFPLIFYRENCADMALSPDDIDPDFIAEARCVLASGTHLSHPRTEAATLRALDLARASGAKTVLDLDYRPNLWGLSGHGDGENRFIESTAVTAKLQSTLGRFDVIVGTEEEFHIAGGAPDTVAALARVREVSEATLVCKRGAGGATAFEGPIPPSLDDGVSGEAFAVEVFNVLGAGDGFMAGLLKGWLTGEDWAGTLRIANACGALAVSRHGCTPAYPSEVELRDFLEHGPSTPAVRHDARLEQVHWATNRSRVWPVMHVFAFDHRSQFEDMAREYNAGAEHGDAGTEHGGSTPHTIGATPGQGGAGTERIGAFKRLCLEAALRVADGRDGYGILCDGRLGRDALYAAAGTGLWIGRPVERPGSRPLRLEIGDDFGSALAEWPAEHVVKALCLYRPDDPEGLRADQEATVKRLAEAARTNALDFLMEIIPSKFGPVDESTTAAVIERFYTIGVFPDWWKLEPMVSDTAWQRACAAIEAHDPHCRGIVVLGLDAPFEELQTSFRAAARHEMVKGFAVGRTIFGKVARAWLADRMDDQEAVTRMAENFARLCHAWDQARADGR